The DNA segment AATTTTACGCTCGGCATTCAGGTTGGCCTTGATCCAAAGGGTATCGATCGTCGCCGCATCGGCAACGCCGACAAAAAGGCAGAAAATCGGTAATGCTCGGAAGAACTTAGATAACATCATTGACCAGAGAACCTATTCCCTCGATTCTGACCTCGATCCGGTCTCCGGGTTGCATCGGACCGATCCCCGATGGAGTTCCGGTGGAAATCAGATCACCGGGATAAAGGGTCATCACCTGCGATATAAAGCTCACCAGTTTAACGATCGGAAAAATCATCATCGAGGTCCGCGCCGACTGCTTCAATTCACCATTAAGAAATGATTCTACCTCGACATCCTCGAACTTCAGCTTATCGACAATCCATGGCCCGACCGGACAGAAGGTATCAAAACCTTTGGCCCGCGTCCATTGTACGTCTTTTTTCTGCAAATCACGAGCCGTAACATCGTTGACACAGGTGAATCCGAAAATATAATCCTCGGCCTCAATCGCCGCCACATTACGGCATTCCCGGCCGATCACCACTCCCAGCTCAGCCTCGTAATCAACCCGGCCGGCCATGTCAGGATAATATATCCTGGCTCCGGGGCCGATCAGAGCTGATGGCGGCTTTAAAAACAGAACCGGCTCTTCGGGCACCTTATCTGCCGATTGCGACTCCTTGACATGTTCCTTATAATTCAGACCGACACAGACAATCTTGCCAGGTTCGACCGGCGCCAGCAGTTTTACCTGCGATGGTTCGTAGTACTTCCCTTCCGATTCATACGGATAAACGGGATTATCCGAAATCTTCAGAATTTTCCCTTCCTCAAGGATGCCCCATTCTTTCCCTTCGGTTGCTTCAAATCTTACAAATCTTTCCATATCGATTCTTTGTTATAATTTCCATCAGCAACGACCGGATTCATCTCTGCCCCATTATTTACCGTTGCCGCTTGCGGGAATCAGTATTTTTTCCGGCCACGTCACCCCAAATAAACGGAGATGTTAAACCATGTCAAGTTATTAAACGGGTTATAATTTCTTCTTTTTCCAATTGCCCTTTTTAAACCAGGCGGCCAGAATCAGGGCTTTGAAAAGCGAGGTAATGGTCAGCGTCCACCAGACTCCATTGACACCGATATCCAGGGTGAAACAGAGAAAATAGGCCAATGGTAAACGCGCAATTGAACCGGGAATCGATACCGACATGGGCGGCAGGGTGTTCCCGGCCCCTGAAAAAGCCCCTTCGAGAACAATCTCAATGCCCATGAAAATCTGTGATAAACCGAGTATTTTCAAATAATCGACCGCTATGGCAATGGCTTCCGGGTCCGATGAAAAAACCCGGGCAATCAGATGGGGAATGGTTAGAAAGCAAATTGAGATAACAAACGTCTCCGCCACCACCAAACCGACTGTGGTCCAGGCCGCGCGACTGGCCCGATCCGGCTTCCCGGCCCCCAGATTCTGCCCGACCATAGTCGAAGCCGCTATGGAAAAGGCGAATGTCGTCAGGTACGACAGCGATTCCATCCGGTTGCCGATCCCCATCGCCGCCCCGGCCGTCGTACCATAGTGATGAACAATCTGGATTATAAACCAGTACACCGTTACAAAAACAATATTCTGGGTGGATATCGGCAGTCCGATATTTATAATCTTAAGCATGGCTTTCGGCACTGGCCTTGTTCGATACCATTTCCCCAAGGGAAATTCCAGACGGCCCCGAACGATCATGATCACATAAATCGAAAAACTGACCATAACCGATAAAATTGTGGCGGTGGCCGCCCCTGCCACACCCATAGCCGGAAACGGTCCCCATCCGAAAATTAGAAGCGGATCCAGAACCAGATTCAACAGCGTGCCGGTGGAAAGAGCAATCATTGGCGCTTTGGTATCGCCCGAGGCCCTGAATATGGAACCAAGCGATTCATTGATAAATAGGAAAACCATCCCGCCGAAAAATATCCGCAGATAGGGAATTCCCAGAGCAACCACCCGGTCCCCGGCCTTCATAAACATCAGTATTTTAGGTGTAAGACATAAACCCAGAATCGAAAGAGCGGCCCCAATCCCGACGGCCATTAAGACTCCCTGCCGTGCGAAAAAAGAAGCCTCATCGGGTTTGCCGGCACCGATCGCCCGCGATACCAGAGCTGTCAGCCCAATAACTATCACCGCCCCGACCGCAAATAGTGTCCAGGTGACGATCATTGAGGTGGTGATAGCATCCTGTTCCGGCGTCCCCAAAAATCCGACCCAGAAATAGTCTGTTATTTGCAGGGCGAATTCGAGGGCTGTTGAGGCCACCACCGGCCATGCCAGCCGAATTACCGTCGGCAGTATCGGGCCATCGGTTATATTCTGCACGCGGGCCATTTTTCAAATCCGGGATTTATCCTTGAATGCAAACGAAGTGTCTTATCTATTTTAAACCGCGGTCTTATGTTATAAAAGCCGATCTCATCATATTTAACAAACTTCAGGCTCGGATATCATCTTCTTCCGTTACCGTTTTCTGTCCCATCAATTCAACCGGCCATATTATGCCCGTATCCGGATAATGTTGCACGACATTCGAGAAATCATCGAAAGTGCATCGTTCCTGAGCCGCCATAGCGGCTATCAGAAAGGCCAGACCAACCCTGGGATTTTCGAAACGGCCGAAATCCGCCCCGGCCAGAACCCCGGTTCCCTCGATCACCAGACCATCTTCCATTATTCCGCTCTTGACCCCCATTTTCTGCAGATTGGCCGTGATCTCCTCAAAAGGATTCAATCCTGACTCGCTCATCTCCCGAACGCCCCTGATTACCGAGGTCCCCTTCCCGGCAGCTGCTATTATGGCCAGAAAAGGAATTTCATCGATAAGCGAAGTGGCCAGCGATCCGGCTGTCCTTCGAACTTTGATTTCTTTCCCCGTCACCGTCACCTCGCCAATCTGGAAACCGTCGACGTTTTTTCTCTCCCCCGTCTTAACATCCATCCCGGACGCCTTCAGGTGATTTAAAAAGCCGGTGGCGTTATTATCCATACTGATACCCGGCAGGGTGATACTTTTTTTCTTTATAACTGCCAGGGTTATCAGAGCCGCCGCCATATCGAAATCAACCGGGATATTAATCGTCTGCCCCTGAAGACGAACCGACGGACCGAGGATTATTTCCCGCTTGTAATCGACGCTTGTGGTCCTAATTCTCTTACGCGGGTCGTGCGGGTCCGGCTTGAACTCCGGCTTCGGGGTCATTATATTTATATCCCCATCGAATCTTTTGATCCCCTTCTGGAAAACCCCCGAAGTGATTCGAAACTCTCGGATATTAACCGAGCATCCCGAAACCAGACCAAAAGCCAGCAGACAGTTCTTTGAATATGACAATGAAGACGATATCTTTATCTCGATGGGATGCTCTGCCGAGGCGCGGAAAACGACCTGTCGGGAATTGGCCTCATGAAATATATCAATACCCTTTTTATTGAGGACCTCGGTCAGGCTGTCGATAATATCGGAATTGACAGCTTCGCCGTAGTCAAGAATGCATGATTCATTCATCCCTGCCAGCAGCCCGATAATCAACGACAGCGGGGAAATATCACCGCCATAAGTCAAATGCCGGTCTTCGGGTATGGTCGGTCCATCTCCCCGGCCAACCCGGAGAGTTCCTCCATCGACAATCACCCGACTCCCGATATTTTTTAAAAAATCAACGGTCCGCCCGGTATTAAGTGATTTATTGTAGATATTGATAATCGTCTCGCCAGAGGCCAGGGCGCCGAGAATCAGCGCCATCTGGGTGGTATCGTAATCACCCCCGATTATGATATCGCCGGGCATTTGTTTTATGGGATAAATGGTAATACTCATCATTCTGACCTGTTTTCTACATTTCTTCAGGAGATTCAATCCCCAGTAAATACAATCCTTCTTTGATCACTATTCTAACCGCCTCGACCAGCATCATGCGGGCCTCGGACAATTTCTCATTCTCGGAAATTATTTTATCGATTCGTCCCTCGGAATCTTTTCGCTGATAGACTTTGTTGAAAGCGGCCGCCAGTTCCAGCAGGTACGAACTGATTACGTACGGTTCATAGGTTGCCGCCGCCCCATCTATTTTCTGCGGAAACCTGTAGAGCAAATCAACCACCCGGTACTCCTCAGGCTGATCCAGAAGCGAATAATCAACCGCCTCCGGTAAAACCTTTCCATAATGGCGCACCAGCGATGACAACCGGGCATGAGTGTACTGCAGATACGGACCGGTTTCGCCTTCGAAATTGAGAACTTCATCCCAGTCGAAATTAACATCTTTCTGTCGCCGGGCCGACATGTCGGCAAAAAGGACCGCCCCAATCCCGATCTGTTGCGCTGTCTTTTCGATTTCTTTCAAATCAGGATTCTTTTCTTCTATTTTCTTCCGGGCCAGCTCGACCGCTTTGTCCAGAACATCATCAAGCAGGATAATATTGCCCTCCCGGGTGGACATCATCTTATCCTGGAATTTAATCCAGCCAAACTCGACATGCTCCAGCCGCGGCGAAACCCGTCTTTTCAAAGGAGTCTTCTCCGCCTCCTCAATCAACTCGACAACCTTAAATACCTGCCGAAAATGATCCCGCTGGGCGGAACCGACCACGTATAAAGCCTTCTCGAATTTGAAAGTCTGCCAGCGGTAAAATATCCCCGTAATATCCCGGGTAGCGTAAAGGGTTGCTCCATCGGCCCGGGTCAGAAGACAGGGTGGCAATCCATATGGTTCCAGATCAACAATCAGAGCTCCCTGTGAGATTTTGGTCAGCCCCAGACTTTTAATCGCTTCAAGAACACCCGGCATCTGCTCATTGTAAAACGATTCCCCGGTGTAATAATCAAACCGGATCCCGAGCCGTTGATAGGTTTTTTCAAAGGCCTCCAGCGACAGGTTCTTGAATTTCTTCCAGAGCTCGATTTCCTCGGGAGAACCCGATTCAAGATTTTTGAATGCTTCCCGGGCTTCATCGCCAAGTGACGGGTTATCCTTCTCCTCCCGGTGAAAACGGACATAAAGATTCAACAGCTTCATCACCGGCTCCTCGCCGAGATCCTCCTGTTGTCCCCATTTCCTGTAGGCTACGATCATTTTGCCGAATTGCGTCCCCCAGTCGCCCAGATGGTTTATCCCAATTGATTGATAACCCAATTTCTCGAAAATCCGATAAAGCGAGTGGCCGATGGCGGTTGTCCGAAGGTGCCCGATTCCGAATGGTTTAGCTATATTGGGCGATGAAAAATCAATGACAATTCTCTTTTCGGCGCCGACATCCGATGATCCATAGCGTTTTTTTTCTTTAAGGATTCCCGGCAGAGTGGTTCCGGCCAGATGGGGCAGGTCAATCCGACAATTATTGAAACCTCCCACCGCCGAAAAAATGAAATGACCTGATTCGGGATGTTCTTGCACATAGTCATTCTGCACCTGCACCAGTTGCCTGTTTATTTCCGCTGGATTTTTATGGATTATTTTGGCCGCTTCAAACAATGGCAGGGCAAAATTGCCCATCTCCGGATTCTTGGGAGTCTCCAGACGGTTGTATATTTGAGCGGCATCGAATATGAACAGTTCGGGATGCGCTTCTTTCGCCTCGGGAAAGGCCCGGGCCGAAGAAAGGGCAGTTAATTCGGCAACCTGTTCTCTGAATTTATCCTTAATCATACTTTCATCCGTGCTCTGTAATCGGTTTAAAAATCAGCATATCATTTTTCAGCGTCATCTTAAACAGGACTTTGTCATGCCAGTTCTTTTCGAAGTCGATTCCCAATCCGCGATAAACCTGTTCTATCACTTTCCCCAAATCCATATTCATTATCCGGGCCAGTTCCCCCGCCCCGAATTGAAGCTCTTCACCCTCACCCGTTCCCGATTCCGTAATCAGACCAATAATAATCTCCGGGTCGAATTCCAGCCCGGGATATGTCTCTTTCAAAACATAATGGATCTGACGGGCCAGTTCACTTTTGCTCAATATCACGACCGATCCTTATAACGGCTGTGATTCCACCAGGTAACCGTCCCTGGTATGTTTCTCCGAATCTCTGAAAAACATATAATACAAAATTGAGGAAAGCATGTAAAGCCCAACCGTTATCATCAGAGGCAAAGTATAACCGTGTTTTTCGATCAGCCGGCCGCCTACGGCCGTGGAAATCATCCATGAGGAATTCCAGCCGAACATAAAAAGGGCATTGACCAGGGCATGTTCCTTTTGGGTCACCATCTCCATCCCGAAATTGGTCCCGATCGGACTG comes from the Candidatus Zixiibacteriota bacterium genome and includes:
- a CDS encoding fumarylacetoacetate hydrolase family protein, with the translated sequence MERFVRFEATEGKEWGILEEGKILKISDNPVYPYESEGKYYEPSQVKLLAPVEPGKIVCVGLNYKEHVKESQSADKVPEEPVLFLKPPSALIGPGARIYYPDMAGRVDYEAELGVVIGRECRNVAAIEAEDYIFGFTCVNDVTARDLQKKDVQWTRAKGFDTFCPVGPWIVDKLKFEDVEVESFLNGELKQSARTSMMIFPIVKLVSFISQVMTLYPGDLISTGTPSGIGPMQPGDRIEVRIEGIGSLVNDVI
- a CDS encoding MATE family efflux transporter, whose translation is MARVQNITDGPILPTVIRLAWPVVASTALEFALQITDYFWVGFLGTPEQDAITTSMIVTWTLFAVGAVIVIGLTALVSRAIGAGKPDEASFFARQGVLMAVGIGAALSILGLCLTPKILMFMKAGDRVVALGIPYLRIFFGGMVFLFINESLGSIFRASGDTKAPMIALSTGTLLNLVLDPLLIFGWGPFPAMGVAGAATATILSVMVSFSIYVIMIVRGRLEFPLGKWYRTRPVPKAMLKIINIGLPISTQNIVFVTVYWFIIQIVHHYGTTAGAAMGIGNRMESLSYLTTFAFSIAASTMVGQNLGAGKPDRASRAAWTTVGLVVAETFVISICFLTIPHLIARVFSSDPEAIAIAVDYLKILGLSQIFMGIEIVLEGAFSGAGNTLPPMSVSIPGSIARLPLAYFLCFTLDIGVNGVWWTLTITSLFKALILAAWFKKGNWKKKKL
- the argS gene encoding arginine--tRNA ligase → MIKDKFREQVAELTALSSARAFPEAKEAHPELFIFDAAQIYNRLETPKNPEMGNFALPLFEAAKIIHKNPAEINRQLVQVQNDYVQEHPESGHFIFSAVGGFNNCRIDLPHLAGTTLPGILKEKKRYGSSDVGAEKRIVIDFSSPNIAKPFGIGHLRTTAIGHSLYRIFEKLGYQSIGINHLGDWGTQFGKMIVAYRKWGQQEDLGEEPVMKLLNLYVRFHREEKDNPSLGDEAREAFKNLESGSPEEIELWKKFKNLSLEAFEKTYQRLGIRFDYYTGESFYNEQMPGVLEAIKSLGLTKISQGALIVDLEPYGLPPCLLTRADGATLYATRDITGIFYRWQTFKFEKALYVVGSAQRDHFRQVFKVVELIEEAEKTPLKRRVSPRLEHVEFGWIKFQDKMMSTREGNIILLDDVLDKAVELARKKIEEKNPDLKEIEKTAQQIGIGAVLFADMSARRQKDVNFDWDEVLNFEGETGPYLQYTHARLSSLVRHYGKVLPEAVDYSLLDQPEEYRVVDLLYRFPQKIDGAAATYEPYVISSYLLELAAAFNKVYQRKDSEGRIDKIISENEKLSEARMMLVEAVRIVIKEGLYLLGIESPEEM